A genomic window from Winogradskyella sp. J14-2 includes:
- a CDS encoding DUF262 domain-containing protein: MADNKLQSLTEIFNEKFFRIPDFQRGYSWETNQLEDFWEDLINLKGDKIHYTGLLTVEPVSKSSVENIEKWQDDLWLFERELGAYYLIDGQQRLTTSIILINEILNQFADSEGINFKDKSYWVNKFLFQAYGDSYKSYIFGYERDNPSDEFFKTKILRQESSTADKVPEQTLYTSNLKTAKDFFEKKLEKLEKQELEEIFKKVTAKFKFNFYEIDDELDVYVTFETMNNRGKPLSNLELLKNRLIYLSTLLDVDNQTRARLRKDINETWKTIYEYLGKNKDNAMDDDEFLRNHWIMYFKYDRKESASYAKFLLNKKFTAKNAIKGRIVLTDIKEYIDSLSKSVKSWFYLYNAQFSDYQDETKEWIQKLNRLGMSAFPPLFMAAMTKCNENEFLPLFKSAERFIFLVFRLSQRPSNTKNSHFYRLANMFYFGLDHWGQGETTIEKVIGNVNWMTQGESGEGDDYVYHGWFDLEKFDNYVKDQYEKGEGFYSWNGLRYFLFEYELHLQGKAKGNQKVSWTDFNKRKKEDTIEHIYPQTPKDDCWTSVFNMHSKKERKILLNTLGNLVLLGQSKNSEFQNKCFDFKKKHTNKDGDEVGFFNGAYSEIEVSSYDNWTPAEIESRGKKMLSFLEERWNIDFDGWEIEKEDLLKLDFLQKETIEDE, encoded by the coding sequence ATGGCAGACAATAAACTACAATCGTTAACAGAAATATTTAACGAAAAATTTTTTAGAATCCCCGACTTTCAAAGGGGGTACTCTTGGGAAACAAACCAACTTGAAGACTTTTGGGAAGACCTTATCAATCTGAAAGGCGACAAAATCCATTACACAGGACTTCTAACTGTTGAGCCAGTTTCAAAATCAAGTGTTGAGAACATTGAGAAATGGCAAGACGATTTGTGGCTTTTTGAAAGAGAACTTGGAGCATATTACCTCATTGATGGACAGCAAAGACTGACAACTTCAATCATTCTAATTAATGAAATACTTAATCAATTTGCCGATAGCGAAGGAATCAACTTTAAAGACAAGTCATATTGGGTAAACAAATTCTTGTTCCAAGCATACGGAGACAGCTACAAGTCGTACATATTTGGTTATGAACGTGATAACCCAAGCGATGAGTTTTTTAAAACGAAGATTTTACGGCAAGAGTCTTCAACTGCTGACAAAGTCCCAGAACAGACTTTGTACACTTCAAACTTGAAAACAGCGAAAGACTTCTTCGAGAAAAAATTAGAAAAACTCGAAAAACAAGAGCTTGAAGAAATTTTCAAGAAGGTTACAGCTAAATTCAAATTTAACTTTTACGAAATAGATGACGAACTTGATGTTTATGTAACTTTTGAGACTATGAATAACAGGGGAAAACCTCTGTCAAATTTAGAGTTACTCAAGAACAGACTAATTTATCTATCGACCCTTTTAGATGTTGACAATCAAACAAGAGCACGATTAAGAAAAGACATTAACGAGACTTGGAAAACCATTTATGAGTATTTAGGCAAGAACAAGGACAATGCAATGGATGATGACGAGTTCCTGCGTAACCATTGGATAATGTACTTTAAGTACGACAGGAAAGAATCAGCCTCTTATGCCAAATTCTTACTCAATAAAAAATTCACAGCCAAAAATGCGATTAAAGGCAGAATCGTTTTGACAGACATTAAGGAGTATATTGATAGTCTTTCTAAAAGTGTTAAATCTTGGTTTTACTTGTACAACGCTCAATTTTCTGACTATCAAGACGAAACAAAAGAATGGATTCAAAAACTCAATCGCTTAGGTATGAGTGCTTTTCCACCGTTATTTATGGCTGCAATGACGAAGTGTAATGAGAATGAATTTTTGCCACTCTTCAAATCGGCAGAACGTTTCATTTTTCTCGTTTTCCGTCTTTCTCAAAGACCTTCAAACACAAAAAACAGTCATTTTTATAGACTTGCCAATATGTTTTACTTCGGTTTAGACCATTGGGGACAAGGAGAAACTACAATCGAGAAAGTAATTGGTAATGTTAATTGGATGACCCAAGGAGAGTCAGGCGAAGGAGACGATTACGTTTATCACGGTTGGTTTGACCTTGAAAAATTTGACAACTATGTTAAAGACCAGTATGAAAAAGGAGAAGGTTTTTACAGTTGGAATGGTTTGAGATATTTCCTTTTTGAATATGAACTTCACTTACAAGGAAAAGCGAAGGGAAATCAGAAAGTAAGTTGGACTGACTTTAACAAACGGAAAAAAGAAGATACAATTGAGCATATCTATCCTCAAACACCAAAAGACGATTGTTGGACTTCTGTTTTTAATATGCACTCGAAAAAGGAAAGAAAAATTCTGCTTAACACTTTAGGAAACTTGGTATTGCTCGGACAATCAAAAAACTCTGAGTTCCAAAACAAATGCTTTGACTTCAAGAAAAAACATACGAATAAGGATGGAGATGAAGTTGGTTTCTTTAACGGTGCTTACAGCGAAATTGAAGTTTCAAGCTATGACAATTGGACACCAGCAGAAATTGAAAGTCGGGGTAAAAAAATGCTCTCATTTTTAGAAGAGCGGTGGAATATTGACTTTGATGGTTGGGAAATAGAAAAAGAAGATTTATTGAAATTGGACTTCTTGCAAAAGGAAACGATTGAAGATGAATAA
- a CDS encoding DUF4375 domain-containing protein, translating to MKIGILIIIVILILVVAFLVLRNKSKNLENTMTEFVRLDSQSESTQHLPLLPENWISEIEQKWNDKEWGVYDNEHYDICEKICNDIYSTNKYWEKNQTHADFLNELTKEQRIYFTLINFESQVNNGGVYQFLFNYPELSILALEGMQVTGMEKLATDYKIVLNEYFGKFDTIQDLYSKFQNNKSDWNKRFTAFAEGYKELPSAEKIEDYFYEESFVKTYQQDLTKYVKANRDKFYKTK from the coding sequence ATGAAAATAGGAATTTTAATCATAATTGTAATCTTAATTTTGGTTGTTGCATTTTTAGTTTTGAGAAATAAATCAAAAAATCTTGAAAACACTATGACTGAATTTGTTCGACTTGATTCTCAATCTGAATCTACTCAACATCTTCCTTTATTGCCTGAAAATTGGATATCTGAAATTGAGCAAAAATGGAATGATAAAGAATGGGGAGTTTATGACAATGAACATTATGACATTTGTGAGAAAATTTGCAATGACATTTACTCAACAAATAAATATTGGGAAAAGAATCAAACTCACGCTGATTTTTTAAATGAGCTGACTAAAGAACAGAGGATTTATTTCACTCTAATAAACTTTGAATCTCAAGTCAACAACGGAGGAGTTTACCAATTTTTGTTTAATTACCCAGAATTGTCAATACTTGCATTAGAAGGAATGCAAGTAACTGGAATGGAAAAATTGGCTACGGATTATAAAATAGTTTTGAATGAATATTTTGGTAAGTTCGATACAATTCAAGATTTGTATTCAAAGTTTCAGAATAATAAAAGTGATTGGAATAAACGATTTACAGCATTCGCAGAAGGATACAAAGAACTTCCTTCGGCTGAAAAAATAGAAGATTATTTTTACGAGGAAAGTTTTGTCAAAACATATCAGCAGGACTTGACGAAATACGTAAAAGCGAATAGAGATAAATTTTATAAGACAAAATAA
- a CDS encoding glycosyltransferase, with the protein MTLISRLVFFNDEMKTKKESSERITKNEISIVIPVKDNQKGIDNYLTKFFKTHSKTDFPKEIIIVDNNSSPRIELKTEFMKFGLPIKLIECKKVGPASARNKGAKIAKGKWLLFNDSDCIPTKSIIKGYLKADNNSVAYAGNIESLDNDKLSKYYESQEILIPLKTYDENGDFVPQYLITANSLIWKKAFDEIGGFNEQIAIAGGEDVDLGLRLSQIGNLSYAFDSIAIHDFSDGFVGFYKRFKRYGQGNRIVEELWNTDLSPTLFRPNERTFANEILAKFQYIGLRIGYRKADKIVRKYGLQQRV; encoded by the coding sequence ATGACATTAATAAGTCGATTAGTCTTCTTCAACGATGAAATGAAGACGAAAAAAGAATCGTCTGAACGAATTACAAAAAATGAAATTTCTATTGTAATTCCAGTAAAAGACAATCAAAAAGGAATTGATAACTATTTAACCAAGTTCTTTAAAACTCACTCGAAAACTGACTTTCCGAAAGAGATTATAATTGTGGACAACAATTCAAGTCCAAGAATTGAATTGAAAACTGAATTTATGAAATTCGGCTTGCCAATTAAATTAATTGAGTGCAAAAAAGTTGGACCAGCTTCAGCCCGAAACAAAGGCGCAAAAATTGCGAAAGGAAAATGGTTGCTGTTTAATGACAGCGATTGTATCCCAACAAAGTCAATTATTAAAGGCTATTTAAAAGCTGATAATAACTCTGTGGCTTATGCTGGTAATATAGAATCATTAGATAATGACAAGCTCTCAAAATATTACGAAAGCCAAGAAATTTTAATTCCTTTAAAGACTTACGATGAGAATGGCGATTTTGTTCCGCAATATTTAATAACAGCCAACTCGCTAATTTGGAAAAAAGCATTTGATGAAATTGGTGGATTTAATGAGCAAATTGCAATCGCAGGTGGCGAAGATGTTGATTTAGGTTTACGACTTTCGCAAATCGGAAATTTGTCATACGCTTTCGATAGTATTGCAATCCACGACTTTTCAGACGGATTTGTAGGTTTTTACAAGAGATTTAAGAGATACGGACAAGGAAACAGAATTGTCGAAGAATTATGGAATACCGATTTAAGTCCTACTCTATTCCGACCAAATGAAAGAACTTTTGCGAATGAGATTTTAGCGAAATTTCAGTATATTGGATTACGAATTGGATATAGAAAAGCAGACAAAATCGTGCGAAAGTACGGTTTACAACAACGTGTATAG
- a CDS encoding DUF4145 domain-containing protein: MTENEEHKEMNFCPTCNSVVETKIIFTYTSEREMNDEMFGNTTEISLSKCLKCQNPFLKENHYQIVEGDFYPNSEIQFFPNTENVAIKNCPKIVFNPYKEALKCYRAHAYDACVIMCRKGIEAICMDKGEKKGNLATKLKNLNSKGILEDTLYSWANELRLIGNDGAHSHNQIVEQQDAKEAIDFFDALITYLYHLVNQYEELIKRRNK; this comes from the coding sequence ATGACCGAAAACGAGGAACATAAAGAAATGAATTTTTGTCCGACTTGCAATTCTGTAGTCGAGACCAAAATCATTTTTACTTATACTTCCGAACGTGAAATGAATGACGAAATGTTTGGAAACACAACTGAAATTTCATTGAGTAAATGCTTGAAATGTCAAAATCCGTTTCTGAAAGAAAATCATTATCAAATTGTTGAGGGAGATTTTTATCCGAATAGTGAAATTCAATTCTTTCCAAACACAGAAAATGTCGCAATTAAAAATTGTCCTAAAATTGTATTTAACCCATACAAAGAAGCTTTGAAATGTTATCGAGCACACGCATACGATGCTTGTGTGATAATGTGTCGGAAAGGAATAGAAGCAATCTGTATGGACAAAGGAGAGAAAAAAGGAAATCTTGCAACTAAATTAAAGAATCTGAATTCAAAAGGAATTTTAGAAGATACTCTTTACAGTTGGGCGAACGAATTGAGATTAATCGGAAATGATGGAGCGCACTCGCACAACCAAATTGTAGAACAGCAAGATGCGAAAGAAGCGATTGACTTTTTTGATGCTTTAATAACTTATTTATACCATTTAGTAAACCAATACGAGGAATTAATAAAACGTCGGAATAAATAA
- a CDS encoding PD-(D/E)XK nuclease family protein: MNIKRKNSPKSVLSEFDLLGNNETALTKAFAFVIGKERKALSEFLNFINIGTRITSSRFREIEIKIEYTRNEGRTDIEIEFGNEFHIIIEAKVRKNRIRQQRTQYLNSFNREAKTKILCFVTQERDSNKQIADDVEIINTSWLDITELYDHKKFIDNELVSKFLKFVSKNYRMNEQKEVLIQDLSIEEELVRYKKHSIYRRDQTYGTPLYFAPYFTRNANQEEGEGIAYLSKILGVLTLVPNEIENFETDLLRFKKDPIVVKNWIDGVKYKSENISENLTYYFLEEPVRLNSNLMKDGGKEKGRGKNWIAAMIPKNRCVTFNEFVKRMNNNVPQQRI; encoded by the coding sequence ATGAACATAAAAAGAAAGAATTCACCAAAATCAGTTTTGTCTGAATTTGATCTTCTTGGAAATAATGAAACTGCTTTGACCAAAGCTTTTGCATTTGTAATAGGCAAAGAAAGAAAGGCTTTATCTGAATTTCTCAACTTTATTAATATTGGAACTCGAATTACTTCAAGCCGATTTCGAGAAATTGAAATTAAAATAGAATATACGAGAAACGAAGGAAGAACAGATATAGAAATTGAATTCGGAAATGAATTTCATATTATTATTGAAGCTAAAGTTCGAAAAAATAGAATTCGGCAACAGAGAACTCAATATTTGAACTCGTTCAATCGAGAAGCTAAAACCAAAATTTTGTGTTTTGTTACTCAAGAAAGAGATTCAAATAAGCAAATTGCTGATGATGTTGAAATAATAAATACGAGTTGGTTAGACATTACAGAATTATACGATCATAAAAAATTTATCGACAATGAGTTAGTTTCAAAATTTTTAAAATTCGTATCAAAAAATTATAGAATGAACGAACAAAAAGAAGTTTTAATACAAGATCTTTCTATCGAAGAAGAATTAGTGAGATATAAAAAGCATAGTATATATCGAAGAGATCAGACTTATGGAACACCACTTTATTTTGCGCCATATTTTACGCGAAATGCAAATCAAGAAGAAGGAGAAGGTATTGCTTACCTTTCTAAAATTCTTGGTGTTTTAACATTAGTTCCAAACGAAATAGAAAATTTTGAGACAGATTTGTTACGCTTCAAAAAAGATCCAATCGTAGTAAAGAATTGGATTGATGGAGTGAAGTATAAATCTGAAAATATATCCGAGAATTTAACTTATTATTTTCTAGAAGAACCTGTAAGATTAAATAGCAACCTAATGAAAGATGGAGGAAAAGAAAAAGGTCGTGGGAAAAATTGGATTGCTGCTATGATTCCCAAAAATAGATGTGTAACATTTAATGAATTCGTAAAAAGAATGAACAATAACGTGCCACAACAACGTATATAG